In Mycetocola zhujimingii, one DNA window encodes the following:
- a CDS encoding amino acid ABC transporter permease, producing MTEWQFLNVTLSAPAPTAATGGATESGWTLFLSSFWPLLSGAITGTIPLALISFAVGLALALLVAIMRLSRNRLVSSIARVYISIIRGTPLLVQLFVIFYGLPSIGVTIDPWPSAIIAFSLNVGGYAAEVIRAAILSVHQGQWEAAYTIGMSRARALRRVILPQAARVSVPPLSNTFISLVKDTSLASLILVTEMFRQAQKIASFTSEFMLLYLEAALIYWLICLVLSSGQSLLEKRLDRYVAH from the coding sequence ATGACCGAGTGGCAATTTCTCAACGTCACGCTGTCGGCACCCGCGCCGACAGCGGCAACGGGCGGAGCGACAGAGTCCGGTTGGACTCTGTTTCTCAGCTCGTTCTGGCCGCTGTTGTCTGGAGCAATCACCGGCACGATTCCCCTCGCGCTGATCTCGTTCGCCGTCGGACTCGCGCTTGCGCTTCTCGTCGCGATCATGCGGCTTTCGCGAAACCGGCTCGTGTCGAGCATCGCCCGCGTCTACATCTCGATCATTCGCGGAACGCCGCTCCTCGTCCAGCTCTTCGTCATCTTCTACGGGCTGCCGTCAATCGGCGTCACCATCGACCCCTGGCCCAGCGCGATCATCGCCTTCTCGCTCAATGTCGGCGGTTATGCGGCAGAGGTCATCCGCGCGGCCATCCTCTCGGTGCATCAGGGGCAGTGGGAAGCCGCATACACAATCGGGATGTCGCGAGCGCGAGCCCTGCGACGCGTGATTCTGCCCCAAGCGGCGCGGGTTTCCGTGCCCCCGCTGTCGAACACCTTCATCAGCCTGGTGAAGGACACCTCTCTCGCATCGCTGATCCTGGTGACGGAGATGTTCCGCCAGGCCCAGAAGATCGCATCGTTTACGTCCGAGTTCATGCTGCTGTACCTCGAGGCCGCGCTCATCTACTGGCTGATCTGCCTGGTGTTGTCATCGGGGCAGAGCCTGCTCGAAAAGAGGTTGGACCGCTATGTCGCTCACTAA
- a CDS encoding amino acid ABC transporter ATP-binding protein yields MSLTNTGQDAPLLEVTGLCKKFGTHEVLRGIDLSVDRGKVLVLIGPSGSGKTTVLRSINGLEIPEAGVVTAAGGIRVDYAAKPAKKDILALRNRTAMVFQHYNLFPHMTVLENIIEGPVQVKGVRKAQAVSEAEALLERVGMAEKRDVYPFQLSGGQAQRVGIVRALALKPDLLLFDEPTSALDPELVGDVLVVMKELADEGWTMLVVTHELAFARQVADEVLFMDEGVIIERGTPSQMFSAPREERTKQFLHRVLHPLDDD; encoded by the coding sequence ATGTCGCTCACTAACACCGGCCAGGACGCACCGCTTCTCGAGGTGACCGGCCTCTGCAAGAAGTTCGGCACGCACGAGGTTCTTCGCGGCATCGACCTCTCCGTCGACCGCGGCAAGGTTCTCGTGCTCATCGGGCCATCCGGCTCCGGCAAGACCACGGTGCTCCGCTCGATCAACGGCCTGGAGATCCCGGAGGCCGGTGTCGTCACCGCGGCAGGCGGCATCCGCGTGGACTATGCAGCAAAGCCGGCGAAGAAGGACATTCTCGCGCTCCGCAACCGCACGGCCATGGTGTTCCAGCACTACAACCTGTTCCCGCACATGACGGTGCTCGAGAACATCATCGAAGGCCCGGTCCAGGTCAAGGGTGTCCGGAAGGCGCAGGCGGTCAGCGAGGCCGAAGCCCTGCTTGAACGCGTCGGCATGGCGGAGAAGCGCGACGTCTACCCGTTCCAGTTGTCGGGCGGACAGGCGCAACGTGTCGGTATCGTCCGGGCACTGGCTCTCAAACCGGACCTGCTCCTGTTCGATGAGCCAACGAGCGCGCTCGACCCCGAACTCGTCGGAGACGTACTCGTGGTCATGAAGGAACTCGCCGATGAGGGCTGGACGATGCTCGTCGTCACCCACGAACTCGCATTCGCGCGACAGGTCGCTGACGAGGTCCTCTTCATGGACGAGGGCGTCATTATCGAGCGTGGTACCCCGAGCCAGATGTTCTCGGCGCCGCGCGAAGAACGAACCAAGCAGTTCCTGCACCGCGTTCTCCACCCGCTGGATGACGACTAA
- a CDS encoding MFS transporter, whose product MSNTTPEPDKEIRDGSNPESHTADQLPREGDTAVAPTVDPADDREIVIDYGSAVDPEYVEPEYVQREHGEPAFVDAAPVDADRPAESDARVASSSEPSVLTQADLREDEIRAAEAGTGAVPAEQTVAQRLAAEREAARAEAERAEAARAEAERAAERAAAARAEADRQDQADRERNDRSDRNSDDNGTRDTATASAPAAVRQPIYVQAPSKPKPKSNRGFGIAVSLLATAVFAALYAGILALILVVNNGSVDVLGDVLAKAPYWIPVIFFFLAMALLVAVVNRGGWWAYVLGGFAVAAIVYASFLGGVLVDQANNITPNQVSETVRQALLSPAAIISFLVAREVPIWFGAWIASRGRKVRERNAEAQAEYERILEQGPVVS is encoded by the coding sequence ATGAGCAACACAACCCCGGAACCCGACAAAGAGATCCGCGACGGATCGAACCCGGAGTCGCACACTGCGGACCAGTTGCCTCGTGAGGGCGACACGGCTGTTGCGCCCACCGTGGATCCCGCCGACGACCGCGAGATCGTCATCGACTACGGTTCCGCTGTTGACCCCGAGTACGTTGAGCCTGAATACGTTCAGCGCGAGCATGGTGAGCCTGCGTTTGTTGACGCCGCTCCCGTTGACGCCGACCGCCCGGCAGAGTCCGACGCGCGCGTCGCATCGTCGAGCGAGCCGAGCGTGTTGACCCAGGCCGACCTTCGCGAGGACGAAATTCGTGCAGCCGAGGCAGGAACCGGTGCTGTCCCCGCCGAGCAGACCGTTGCGCAGCGCCTCGCTGCCGAGCGCGAAGCCGCTCGTGCAGAAGCAGAACGCGCAGAGGCCGCGCGTGCAGAAGCAGAACGCGCCGCAGAACGCGCTGCCGCGGCTCGCGCAGAAGCCGACCGGCAAGATCAGGCCGACCGGGAGCGCAACGATCGCTCTGACCGGAACTCCGACGACAACGGCACGCGGGACACAGCAACCGCCTCGGCTCCGGCCGCCGTTCGCCAGCCGATCTACGTGCAGGCGCCGTCGAAACCGAAGCCCAAGAGCAACCGCGGCTTCGGCATCGCCGTCTCGCTCCTCGCTACCGCGGTGTTCGCCGCCCTGTACGCCGGCATCCTCGCCCTGATCCTCGTCGTCAACAACGGTTCCGTCGACGTTCTGGGGGATGTCCTGGCCAAGGCACCGTACTGGATTCCCGTCATCTTCTTCTTCCTCGCCATGGCCCTGCTGGTGGCGGTCGTCAACCGCGGCGGCTGGTGGGCCTACGTCCTGGGCGGCTTTGCCGTCGCGGCGATCGTCTATGCCTCGTTCCTCGGTGGAGTGCTCGTCGACCAGGCAAACAACATCACCCCAAATCAGGTGTCAGAGACCGTCCGCCAGGCACTGCTTTCGCCCGCCGCCATCATCTCGTTCCTCGTCGCACGAGAGGTGCCGATCTGGTTCGGTGCGTGGATTGCATCGCGCGGACGCAAGGTCAGGGAGCGCAACGCAGAGGCTCAGGCCGAGTACGAGCGCATTCTCGAGCAGGGGCCCGTGGTCTCTTAG